AAGGGATCGGTCAGGGTTATCTGATCCGTCATTATTTGTTTATCGAACAGGAGATCCCAGCCATGGCCAACGATACCTACGGTATTGCGCTCGGCATGATTGAAACCCGCGGCCTGGTGCCCGCCATCGAAGCGGCGGACGCCATGACCAAGGCGGCAGAGGTGCGCCTGATCGGGCGCGAGTTCGTGGGCGGCGGCTACGTCACCGTGCTGGTGCGAGGCGAGACCGGCGCGGTCAACGCGGCGGTGCGTGCCGGTGCCGATGCCTGCGAGCGTGTGGGTGACGGCCTGGTCGCGGCGCACATCATTGCGCGTCCGCACCGCGAGGTCGAGCCGGTGCTGGACGAGGCGTCCGGCATGGCTGGCAACCGCCCGCAGCGCAGTTGAGTGAGGGCGGGACAGGGATCCCACTGACGGAGGCATGACCATGGCCTATGCCAGTGCCGATCAGCGTGTCCTCGGTTATCTCGGTCGGGCCCTGAGTCTCGAGCTCAGCGCGGTCCAGCTCTACAGCACCCAGGCCCGCCTGACCGCGACCTGGGGTCTGACCGAGGCGGCCGAACGGCTGCGTACCGAAGCCCGCGAGGAGATGGGGCACGTGGAGCGTATCATCGCGCGTCTGCTTGCCCTGGGGGCCGCCCCCAATGCCTCGCAACTGCGGCCGGTGCGCCTGGGCGCCAACCTGGAGGCGCTGCTGCAGGAGGATCAGTCCTTCGAGCAGGAACTGGTGCAACTCTATACCGAGGCCGCCGGTCACTGTGCCCTACAGGGCGATCACGACAGCCGCCTGTTCTTCACCACCCTCCTGGAGGAGGAGCGCGAACACGCACGCGAGCTGGCCGCCTGGATCGAGGAACTCAAGCGACCCGCTGCCACGTCCGGCAGCTGATACAGGAGACGCGTCATGAATTCCGAATGGCAGGAACGCAATCGTCCCCACCGTCTCGAACGCCGTTACCAGTTTCCGGATTATTCATCGCTGCGCGATTTTCTGGATCGCGCAGCCGATCTCTCCGAGCGCGAGGGCCTGTACCCCGATATGGGCTTCGGCCGTGATTACGTCAATATCACGATCCATGCCGAGGAGGGCGCCGAGGCGCTGAGCGACAGCCAGCGTCGGTTTGCCGAGCAGCTCGACGAGCTGCGCGGCACCGACAGCGCCAACTGAGGCGACGGCGCCATGGCCGTAATCGCGCTGGTCGGCAACAAGGGCGGTGCCGGCAAGACCACGCTGGCCATCAATCTGGCCACCGGGTTGGCACATCGCGCGGCCGAACCCACGATCATCCTGGATGCCGATCCCCAGGGCTCCTCACTGCAGTGGCGGGCCTTTGCCGAGAGCGAGACCGCTCCCGGCGTGATCGCCGCTCAGGCCGATCTCGAGCGCCTGTATGCGCGCCGGCGACGCGATTACCGACATATCGTCATCGACTGCCCGCCCTCGGTGCATGCGCCACAGACACTGGCCGCGCTGCGCCTGTGCGATGTCGCCCTGATTCCCGTGCAGCCCTCGCCCCTGGACCTGTGGGCGACGGTTCATATCGAGCGTGCCGTGACCCAGGCGCGTGAAGTGAATCCCGATCTGCGTGCCTGGCTGGTGATCAACCAGCTCGAACCGCGGACAAAACTCTCCCGCCTGATTCGCCAGGCCCTGGACGAACTGGACCTGCCCGCTGCCCAAACCGCAGTGCGGCGCCGGGCCGCGTATCGCGCCAGCGTGCTGGAAGGCCGGACGGTGCTGGATCTGGGGCGCCGCGGTGCCGAGGCCGCAGAGGAGATCAACAACCTGATCAGTGAGGTGATCGCATCATGAGCGAAGCAGACAAGACCGGTGAAAAACTCGTTGCCTCCATGCGCAAGACCAAGGCCGGTGCCGGCTCGGCTTCGGGTGCGGCGAAGAAATCCACTGCCGCCTCCGGCAAGGCGTCCGCGGGCAGGAAACCTGCGGCCCGCAAGTCGAAGCCGACGCCGGCGGCACCCGTGGCCGACCCCTATCAGAGCGGGCGGCGGGTGTGGCCGGACTGAGACCTATAGGTATAAATCGATCAATAACCTTTTTATTATCGATTTGTATTGAAGTGGCAATCACCAGATACTCGAAACTACCAATCGCTGTTATGGGTAAAACACCCAATAACTGTTAGGTATTCAGTTGATGCCCGGGTGGACGTGGTCTGCGCTGGGCGGAGGTGGCCGGCCGGGGCGCGGGCGGTTTTGTCTGCCCGGGCCCGGAAAGGCAAATGCCACTGGAGTCAGAGTGAATATGCCCGCCGTTTTTCAAACACTGTTCCCGTTTCTGCGCTGGTTTCCGCTCAGTCGGGCCAAGCTGCGCGCGGATCTGCTTGCCGGAATCACCGTGGCCCTGGTGCTGGTGCCGCAGAGCATGGCCTACGCTCAGCTGGCCGGTCTGCCGGTGGTCTACGGCCTGTACGCCTCCTTCGTGCCGGTCATTGTCGGCTCCCTGTGGGGCTCATGCAGTCAGCTGCATACCGGGCCGGTGGCGATGCTGTCGCTGATGTCGGCCGCGGCCCTGATCCCCTTCGCCAGTCCGGGCAGCGACCACTTCATCGCCCTGTCCGTGATGCTGGCCATGATGGTGGGTGTGCTGCGCCTGTTCCTGGGTGCGTTCCGCCTGGGGGCGATCGTCAATCTGCTGTCCACGCCGGTGATCGTGGGTTTCACCAATGCCGCGGCGCTCATCATCGGCCTGTCCCAGTTGAGCAAGGTGATCGGCGTGCCCTTCCCGCGCACCGATTCCTACCTGCTCGATCTGTGGCGGGTGGTGACGCAGGTGCCGCAGCTGCACTGGGCAACCCTGGCGTTCGCGCTGGGCGCCTGGCTGGTGATCGCCGGCCTGCGCCGAGTGGCGCCGTCGCTGCCGGGCGTGCTGATTGCAGTGGTGGTGGCCACGGTGGCCAGCAAACTGATCGGGTTCGAACACCGTACCAGTGTCAGTCCGGAGCAGATCGAACATAGCTCATTGCTGGCCACGGTGGAGGCGTTCGACAAGGCGCGTACCCGTATCGATCAGCTCACGACCGAGATCGCCGATCTCAGCCGCCAGGCCGAGCGGCTGGAGCAGCGCGGCGGCCACGACGCGATCAAGGAGGCCGCCGGCCTGCGTGCCGAGGCCGCCGTGCTCGAGCATGATCTGAAGCGGTTGAAATCGGACAACACCCTGCGTCAGGTCGAAATGCATGCCACGCCGCTGCGCGCGGTGCGCGCGCCCGAGGGCGTGCTGCGCTTTCACGCCGACGCGGATCTGACCGAGAAAGCCGAACACGAACCCGGCCTGTGGCGCTTCAGCAATGTCAGCAACGGCACCATCGTGCTGTCGGCCGGCGGCGCGGTGGTCGGCGACATCCCGCAGGGCCTGCCCAGCTTCGAGTTGCCGAAGATGGAATGGGGCCTGGTGCCGGCGCTGCTGCCGGCGGCGCTGGTCATGGCCCTGATAGGCTTCATGGAGGCGACCTCGATCTCGCGCGCCATTGCCACCACCACCGGTGAGCGGGTGGATACCAGCAAGGAACTGGTCGGGCAGGGCCTGGCCAACATCGCCGGCAGCTTCTTCGGCTCCTATACCGTCAGCGGCTCCTTCTCCCGCTCGGCGGTGGCGGCCCGTACCGGGGCGAAGACGGGACTGTTTGCCATCATCAGCGCCCTGGCCGTGGTGCTGGTGCTGCTGTCCTTCACCGCCTATCTCTATCACCTGCCGCAGGCGGTGCTGGCGGTGATCGTGATGCTGGCCGTGTTCGGACTGATCCGCATCCAGCCGCTGATCCAGGCCTGGCGCATCGACCGGGTCGGGGCGGTGATCGGAATCATCACCTTTGCCGCCACCCTGCTGATGGCGCCGGACATCGCCAACGGCATCCTGCTGGGTGTGGTACTGACCGTGTTGCATTACCTGATCCGCACCATGCGGCCGCGCGCCGAGATCGTCAGCCGCAAGGCCGACGGCACCCTCGGTGGGATCGAGGCCCACCGGCTGCAGCCACTGAGCCAGGACTTCGTGCCGGTGCGCTTCGACGGCTCGCTGACCTTCATCAATGTGGCCTATTTCGAGGATATGGTCCTGGAGGCCCACAGTGAGTTTCCGCGCGCCTGCGCCGTGCTGGTGATCGGCAGCGGCATCAACGAGATCGACGCCTCCGGCGAGGACCGCATCCACGAGGTGGCGCGTCGGTTGCGCGAAGTCGGGGTATGCCTGTGTTTCAGCGGCCTCAAGCACCAGGTCATGCAGGCGCTGGAAAAGAGCGGTCTGGTGGACGAACTGGGCCGTGAGGCCTTCTTTCCGGACAAGGAAACGGCTCTGGAGATGCTTCAGGAACGCTGTGCCGGGGCGGCAGAGCGGGCCGGGGCGGGCCCCCGCACCGGCGGCGCGATTCATACGCCCGTGGCCGGCTGAGAGTTGGATACTGCTTTGCACACAGAAGCTGTACACTGGAGGGCATGAGCGAGATGCCGAGTTCACGTGATCGGGACTACACGCCGCCGTCGGCGATGCCGGATTATCTGATCCGGCATGCCACCCTGCGCCAGCTGCAGGTGTTCGAGGCCATTGTCCGTCTGGGCAGCTTCACCCGTGCGGCCGAAGAGCTGTTCCTGACCCAGCCCACCGTGTCCATGCAGATCAAGAAGCTGACCGACGCCATGGGGCTGACCCTGTTCGAGCACGTCGGCCGCAACGTGCGCCCGACCGAGGCCGGGCATGTGCTCTACGAAGCCTGCCGGCGCATGTTCGACACCCTGTCCAATCTGGAAATGCAGATGGCCGACCTCAAGGGCATGCGCCGCGGCCGGCTGCGCCTGGGGGTGATCACCACGGCCAAGTACCTGGCCCCGGAGATCCTGGGCGAGTTCAGTCGGCTGTACCCAGGGGTGGATGTCGCGCTGAAGGTCACCAACCGCGACCGCATCATCGACCGCATGCTGTCCAATGAGGACGACCTCTATATCATGGGCCAGGCGCCCTCGGACGAGCTCGAGGTCGAGGCCTATCCCTTCGCCCCCAATCCCCTGGTGGTGATGGCGCCGCGCGAGCACCCGCTGGTGGGCAAGAAGAATATCCCGCTGTCGCGCCTGGTCGAGGAGCCGTTCATCCTGCGCGAGCCGGGTTCCGGCATCCGCGATGCCATGCTGCGCATCTTCGACGCCCACGGGCCGCGGCCGCGGGTGCGCATGGAACTGGGCAGCAACGAGGCCATCAAGCATGCCATCGTGGGCGGGTTGGGGCTGTCGGTCCTGTCGCTGCACACCCTGACCCTGGAGGGCACGGACGGGCCGGTGGCCATCCTCGATGTCGAGGGCTTCCCCATCATGCGCCAGTGGTACCTGGTCTACCCCAAGGGCAAGGAACTGTCGCTGGTGGCGCGCACCTTCCTGGAGTTTGCCAGGGAGATCGAGCCGGACCTGCGCAAACAGGTCGAGTCGATGTGGCCCGAATTGAACAGGTACATGCACAAGGAAGAGCAGGGCGGTCCGCCGAAGAAAAAGAAGACCGCCCGCCGCAGGAAAAAGGCCTGAGCGATCGCTTCAGCTGCCGGCCTTGCGGGAACTGATGCCGAGCAGGCTGTAACCCGGACACCAGCCGACCAGGCCGGTGACCAGCGGCAGCACGCCGATCCAGCCCCAGACGCCGATGGTGCCGGCCAGGGTCAGACCGATCAGCGCCAGCCCGACGATGATGCGGATGCCGCGGTCCAGACTGCCTTCATTGATCTTCATGCTGACATCTCCGGTTGGTTGAACATTATACCAAGCATGGCACAAAACCCCTGCGCTTTCAGCCGCGCGGGCATATCCGCTGCCATGGCGCCGGCCGGGGAGGATGGGGTAATATCGATCCGGTTCCCAGCCCCGGCCACCGGATACTGCCATGACAGAGACTGCAGCCAGTTTGTCCGCTGAGGATGAGTCCCCGCTGCGGGACGTCTATCTGAGCAGCACCCGCCAGCGGTTCAAGAACGAGGTCAACCGCCTGACCCGGGATGGCGGCATGGCGGCGCTGCTGGAGGGACGCGGGGAGGCGGCCGACCTGGCCTTCGTGCTGGCCTGGGTCTACCTGTACCACTGGCTGGCACACAATGTGCCGGCGGCGTGGCGCGAGCCGGTGGTGGCGCGGTTTCGCAGCGGCGGCCGTGCCTTCCTGATGGATCTGCTGCTGGAGCCGGACGTGGCAGGTTTTCTGCGCGGCTATATCGCGCACTGGCAGTCGCTGCCGTCCAGCGGCGTGCAGCCGCCGCTCCAGCAGCAACAGCTGCAGCGCCTGCTGGCCGCCCGCGGCGGCGACCCCGAGGCCCTGATCGCCGATCTGCTGGAGACCTGGCGCGGCCTCGACCTGTTCAGTCGTTCCTACAAGGTGGCCTACAGTGAGATCGGACGGGCGGAGCGCGACCGCTACGGCGAGATGCTGGCCGAGGCCGATCGCGAGCGGCTGGCCCTGGTCGATGGCCTGCCGGATCCCGGTTTCGCGGGCGAGCGGCCGCGCCTGGCCAAGGCCGGCCTGATCCCCGCCATGGGCTGCCCCCAGACCTGCCGCCACTGCATGTTCATCTGGCGCCCGCCGAAACCGAAGCATGCCGATCCCGACCGGCTCTACCGGCTGGTCGACGGGCTCGCCGACAATGTGCTGTTCACCGGCGGCGACCTGACCCGGCAGCTGGACAGCTTCTATGCCGCCATCCGCAGCATGCCGAACATCACCAGCTTCGCCATCCTGCTCAACGGCGATTTCGCCGACGACCCGGAGACGACCGACGCGGTGCTGGGCGCCATGGCGGCGGCTGTCGACAGCCGTCCGGCCGACTGGGCGCGGGCGCAGGTGCTGCTCCAGATCAGCTTCGACGAGTTCCACCAGGAGGTGATCGTCGACAAGCGCGGGCAACTCAAAGAACGCATCCCGGTGGCCAAGATCGCCAACATCGTCGAGCGCGCGCCATACTACGCCGACCGGATCCAGCTGGCGTTGCTGCACAAACAGACGGCGCTCAACTTCTCCATGGACGTGTTCAACAAGGGCGTGTTCGCCCGCCTGGCCGCCGAACTGGGACGGCGCGGCCACCGGGTTCAGGTGCTGAGCGCGGCCCCCGCGCCCCGGCCCAAACGCAACCCGCTGGCCCCGGATCAGCTCGCGCCGGTGGTCAAGGATGCCAGCTTCATCCTCACCCGGCACCCGGACAGTCCGATTC
This sequence is a window from Thiohalobacter thiocyanaticus. Protein-coding genes within it:
- a CDS encoding BMC domain-containing protein, translating into MANDTYGIALGMIETRGLVPAIEAADAMTKAAEVRLIGREFVGGGYVTVLVRGETGAVNAAVRAGADACERVGDGLVAAHIIARPHREVEPVLDEASGMAGNRPQRS
- a CDS encoding ferritin-like domain-containing protein, giving the protein MTMAYASADQRVLGYLGRALSLELSAVQLYSTQARLTATWGLTEAAERLRTEAREEMGHVERIIARLLALGAAPNASQLRPVRLGANLEALLQEDQSFEQELVQLYTEAAGHCALQGDHDSRLFFTTLLEEEREHARELAAWIEELKRPAATSGS
- a CDS encoding 4a-hydroxytetrahydrobiopterin dehydratase, translated to MNSEWQERNRPHRLERRYQFPDYSSLRDFLDRAADLSEREGLYPDMGFGRDYVNITIHAEEGAEALSDSQRRFAEQLDELRGTDSAN
- the parA gene encoding ParA family partition ATPase, coding for MAVIALVGNKGGAGKTTLAINLATGLAHRAAEPTIILDADPQGSSLQWRAFAESETAPGVIAAQADLERLYARRRRDYRHIVIDCPPSVHAPQTLAALRLCDVALIPVQPSPLDLWATVHIERAVTQAREVNPDLRAWLVINQLEPRTKLSRLIRQALDELDLPAAQTAVRRRAAYRASVLEGRTVLDLGRRGAEAAEEINNLISEVIAS
- a CDS encoding SulP family inorganic anion transporter, coding for MPAVFQTLFPFLRWFPLSRAKLRADLLAGITVALVLVPQSMAYAQLAGLPVVYGLYASFVPVIVGSLWGSCSQLHTGPVAMLSLMSAAALIPFASPGSDHFIALSVMLAMMVGVLRLFLGAFRLGAIVNLLSTPVIVGFTNAAALIIGLSQLSKVIGVPFPRTDSYLLDLWRVVTQVPQLHWATLAFALGAWLVIAGLRRVAPSLPGVLIAVVVATVASKLIGFEHRTSVSPEQIEHSSLLATVEAFDKARTRIDQLTTEIADLSRQAERLEQRGGHDAIKEAAGLRAEAAVLEHDLKRLKSDNTLRQVEMHATPLRAVRAPEGVLRFHADADLTEKAEHEPGLWRFSNVSNGTIVLSAGGAVVGDIPQGLPSFELPKMEWGLVPALLPAALVMALIGFMEATSISRAIATTTGERVDTSKELVGQGLANIAGSFFGSYTVSGSFSRSAVAARTGAKTGLFAIISALAVVLVLLSFTAYLYHLPQAVLAVIVMLAVFGLIRIQPLIQAWRIDRVGAVIGIITFAATLLMAPDIANGILLGVVLTVLHYLIRTMRPRAEIVSRKADGTLGGIEAHRLQPLSQDFVPVRFDGSLTFINVAYFEDMVLEAHSEFPRACAVLVIGSGINEIDASGEDRIHEVARRLREVGVCLCFSGLKHQVMQALEKSGLVDELGREAFFPDKETALEMLQERCAGAAERAGAGPRTGGAIHTPVAG
- a CDS encoding LysR family transcriptional regulator, whose translation is MPSSRDRDYTPPSAMPDYLIRHATLRQLQVFEAIVRLGSFTRAAEELFLTQPTVSMQIKKLTDAMGLTLFEHVGRNVRPTEAGHVLYEACRRMFDTLSNLEMQMADLKGMRRGRLRLGVITTAKYLAPEILGEFSRLYPGVDVALKVTNRDRIIDRMLSNEDDLYIMGQAPSDELEVEAYPFAPNPLVVMAPREHPLVGKKNIPLSRLVEEPFILREPGSGIRDAMLRIFDAHGPRPRVRMELGSNEAIKHAIVGGLGLSVLSLHTLTLEGTDGPVAILDVEGFPIMRQWYLVYPKGKELSLVARTFLEFAREIEPDLRKQVESMWPELNRYMHKEEQGGPPKKKKTARRRKKA
- a CDS encoding YgaP family membrane protein; the protein is MKINEGSLDRGIRIIVGLALIGLTLAGTIGVWGWIGVLPLVTGLVGWCPGYSLLGISSRKAGS
- a CDS encoding radical SAM protein gives rise to the protein MTETAASLSAEDESPLRDVYLSSTRQRFKNEVNRLTRDGGMAALLEGRGEAADLAFVLAWVYLYHWLAHNVPAAWREPVVARFRSGGRAFLMDLLLEPDVAGFLRGYIAHWQSLPSSGVQPPLQQQQLQRLLAARGGDPEALIADLLETWRGLDLFSRSYKVAYSEIGRAERDRYGEMLAEADRERLALVDGLPDPGFAGERPRLAKAGLIPAMGCPQTCRHCMFIWRPPKPKHADPDRLYRLVDGLADNVLFTGGDLTRQLDSFYAAIRSMPNITSFAILLNGDFADDPETTDAVLGAMAAAVDSRPADWARAQVLLQISFDEFHQEVIVDKRGQLKERIPVAKIANIVERAPYYADRIQLALLHKQTALNFSMDVFNKGVFARLAAELGRRGHRVQVLSAAPAPRPKRNPLAPDQLAPVVKDASFILTRHPDSPILFTSSTIDGYGRAAEMDAWETVKEKELLAEVLAGRTPPGVSFDIDLMFWFNGWATLFNAVHICLGDIYADGEDAVLARQRKDPLSHALHRFDTRLLDYYRELRPDLEQRIAAATGPHHLFHTLTEDAEVRLHLTRRLIEAGHAAAAGH